A window from Salarias fasciatus chromosome 11, fSalaFa1.1, whole genome shotgun sequence encodes these proteins:
- the LOC115396877 gene encoding serum amyloid P-component-like, whose translation MKLLIVLAMLAARAASVEDLSGQTFTFPVQNNRAHARLITPKQEFRAVTLCHRSFTDLGRSHSLFSLSTSGSHNSFLIFWNESDEEMEVHIMDQRSEFRGLDYKPNMWHSVCTTWDSATGLVQLWFNGMPTIRKYVPVTSAIPGTPVIILGQEQDAHGGGFDSKQAFVGMMSDVHMWDYVLSSCEIQSYVDKLNFTPGNVLNWKALEFKITDKVLVEPKSIVCH comes from the exons ATGAAGCTGCTCATTGTTCTGGCCATGCTGGCAGCAAGAGCTGCAAGTGTTGAAG ATCTCTCGGGGCAAACATTCACGTTCCCGGTGCAAAACAACCGAGCTCATGCCAGGTTGATAACGCCCAAACAAGAATTCAGAGCTGTGACTCTCTGCCACAG ATCATTTACTGACCTCGGAAGAAGCCACAGCCTCTTCTCACTGTCCACCTCTGGGTCGCACAACTCTTTCCTGATATTCTGGAATGAAAGCGATGAGGAGATGGAGGTTCACATCATggatcagaggtcagagttcaggggACTGGACTACAAACCCAACATGTGGCATTCCGTCTGCACCACCTGGGACTCGGCGACCGGACTGGTGCAGTTGTGGTTTAATGGAATGCCGACAATTCGCAAATATGTGCCCGTCACATCAGCTATACCTGGAACCCCGGTGATCATTCTTGGACAG GAGCAGGATGCTCACGGTGGAGGATTCGACAGCAAGCAGGCTTTCGTCGGGATGATGTCGGACGTCCACATGTGGGACTACGTCCTCTCTTCCTGTGAGATTCAGAGCTATGTCGACAAGCTCAACTTCACGCCGGGGAATGTGCTGAACTGGAAGGCGCTGGAGTTCAAGATCACAGACAAAGTGCTGGTGGAACCAAAATCCATCGTCTGTCACTGA